In Salvelinus alpinus chromosome 22, SLU_Salpinus.1, whole genome shotgun sequence, one genomic interval encodes:
- the LOC139549032 gene encoding uncharacterized protein, with the protein MEFNRPKVPGPVDGDGVGGEGGRVVLSPLEEIQPGRSEWVLAEHGGLGGLSAADTTNAAKTEPKGPAGGSGKVDLYSFDSSQTSGSEDEVKGKKEKIKKKLKKRKKDSSSSSSSSSSSDSSSSDSEDEKKKRKKAKKEGAGDIIVHGVAFIPEPGLEGCTDLNHEETQKKKTEDNSGSDSEEDKKMKRKMKKKMKKDSSSSSSSSSSPSSSSSSSDNEEEKEKKKTKTMKKKKDSSSSSSSSDSSSSSSSDSDKDKKKKKKKKKKKQKKKDFGCSSDNEADKNKEQGEEGDGQGKDEYSCSADVSAAGEEGAGLEGTLGQKSGQGKKKEDEKKKDKNNKRDKKKDKCKKGKGKEGGASAEWICGGDFPEGMEAGNMSDDERDGGKKKEKEKKKKLKKKRKNFGCSSSSSSSDSSSSSDSEDDKKKDSSSSSSSSYSDSEEEKKKKDSSSSSSDSSSSSSTDSDDDEEEEKEDEKGFQL; encoded by the exons ATGGAGTTCAACAGGCCCAAAG TTCCAGGGCCTGTAGATGGAGATGgagtggggggagagggaggacgaGTGGTCCTGAGCCCGCTGGAGGAGATCCAGCCTGGGAGGAGTGAATGGGTGCTTGCAGAGCATGGAGGGTTAGGAGGGCTGTCTGCCGCCGACACCACTAACGCAGCCAAGACGGAGCCCAAAGGCCCTGCAGGAGGATCTGGAAAG gTTGACCTGTACTCATTTGACAGCTCCCAGACTTCAGGCAGCGAGGATGAGGTCAAAGGCAAGAAGGAAAAGATAAAGAAGAAGCTAAAGAAGAGGAAAAAG GATTCCagttcatcctcttcctcctcctcctcctctgacagCAGCTCTTCAGACAGTGAA gatgagaagaagaagaggaagaaggcaAAGAAAGAAGGCGCTGGGGATATCATAGTACACGGTGTAGCCTTCATACCTGAGCCTG GGCTTGAAGGCTGCACTGATCTAAACCACGAGGAAACACAGAAAAAGAAGACAGAGGAT AATTCAGGCTCAGACAGTGAAGAGGACAAGAAGatgaagaggaagatgaagaagaagatgaagaaa GATTCCagctcctcttcttcatcttccaGCTCACCATCCTCTTCATCATCCTCGTCAGACaatgaggaggagaaggagaaaaagaAGACGAAGACCATGAAGAAGAAAAAG GATTCCAGCTCCTCATCTTCATCCTCTGATAGCTCGTCATCCTCCTCATCGGACAGCGACaaggacaagaagaagaagaagaaaaagaagaagaagaagcaaaaGAAAAAG GATTTTGGCTGTTCCTCCGACAACGAGGCAGACAAAAATaag GaacagggagaagagggagacggACAGGGCAAGGATGAGTACAGCTGTTCTGCTGACGTTTCAGCAGCTG GCGAGGAGGGCGCCGGACTGGAGGGCACCCTGGGACAGAAATCAGGTCAAGGAAAAAAGAAGGAAGATGAGAAGAAGAAAGACAAGAATAACAAGAGAGACAAAAAAAAGGACAAG TGCAAGAAAGGCAAAGGAAAGGAGGGTGGTGCATCAGCTGAATGGATTT GTGGTGGAGATTTTCCTGAAGGGATGGAAGCTGGAAATATGAGTGATgacgagagagacggaggcaagaagaaagagaaagaaaagaagAAGAAGTTGAAGAAAAAGAGGAAG AACTTTGGCTGTTCATCATCCTCTTCATCCTCGGATAGCTCTTCCTCTTCAGACAGCGAAGACGACAAAAAGAAG GATTCCAgttcttcatcttcctcctcctattCTGATAGCGAGGAGGAAAAGAAAAAGAAG GATTCTAGTTCTTCATCCTCTGACagctcctcatcttcctccactGACAGTGATGAcgatgaagaagaagaaaaagaagatgaAAAAG GATTCCAGCTCTGA
- the LOC139549030 gene encoding tumor protein p53-inducible protein 13-like isoform X2, with protein sequence MSPRVATLLSGLWLFLVLSCAARSMWQACDNGKLLLGRDLPPSVVWSCPVISWPESTTQIPSIDTEYPPQPIEHVCMDTPITYNHTIPNSGAHRTVGAESGEYLYCPPQHWLNNLQHGATVLLYHPCAPVCQRDLLSVLGHRCLSDYIITPHPDLSTHRPLALVSWGRTLELSQVTTPEVCDWLQLTAAHGNSGDVGPNRKYNLLLSHPADHKHAYPKKSLKQCCEETLSLLLDGRLEVTDWRRGRVRKSRAALGTEGREKERQTTVVPPRAVTKTNRTTLDQTEPNGPEAQGSATVRVTQRDTDQGLKVRETDWLNQNEAEDKRQSGKTRDTQEREVKSSRHEGETQPRNSPTKRKKALSQSWRKQLAVTQTNSQDRRADCDGRVGHSECTETVAPLGGATAGPGDRMLPTPRTDEAVWAAAALGFLLVLLALSVLHTRLYRHCGTTPSMYWHDPKQDYDRVADVIHRRLKMPGRRKRRASKSRRQECVLLPPSSSTEDDE encoded by the exons ATGTCTCCACGGGTGGCGACTCTGCTGTCCGGACTGTGGCTGTTCTTGGTTCTGTCTTGTGCTGCTAGGTCGATGTGGCAAGCCTGTGACAATGGGAAG CTCTTGCTGGGGAGAGACCTGCCCCCATCAGTTGTATGGAGCTGTCCTGTGATTTCCTGGCCAGAGTCCACTACCCAG ATTCCTAGCATTGACACAGAGTATCCTCCACAG CCGATTGAGCACGTCTGCATGGACACACCCATCACCTACAATCACACTATCCCCAACAG TGGAGCTCACCGGACTGTAGGGGCAGAGAGTGGAGAGTACCTGTACTGCCCCCCTCAACACTGGCTCAATAACCTGCAG catGGAGCAACAGTGTTGCTGTACCATCCGTGTGCTCCTGTTTGTCAGCGTGACCTGCTGTCTGTCCTGGGCCACCGCTGTCTGTCTGACTACATCATAACGCCACACCCTGACCTCAGCACACACcgg CCGTTAGCGCTGGTGTCCTGGGGTCGCACTCTGGAGCTGTCCCAGGTGACCACGCCGGAGGTCTGTGATTGGCTGCAGTTGACAGCGGCACACGGTAACAGTGGCGATGTGGGTCCAAACAGGAAGTATAACTTGCTGTTGAGCCATCCTGCGGATCACAAACACGCATACCCAAAGAAG TCTCTGAAGCAGTGCTGTGAGGAGACCCTCTCTCTGCTGCTGGATGGACGGTTGGAGGTGacagactggaggagagggagggtccGCAAGAGCCGAGCTGCACTCGGGAccgaggggagggagaaagagagacagaccacCGTGGTGCCGCCTCGAGCAGTCACCAAGACCAACAGGACTACCCTGGACCAAACCGAGCCGAACGGACCTGAAGCACAGGGCTCAGCCACAGTGAGGGTTACACAGAGAGATACGGACCAAGGACTCAAAGTGAGAGAAACAGACTGGCTGAACCAGAACGAAGCAGAGGACAAGAGGCAGAGCGGGAAAACGCGAGACAcccaggagagagaggtgaagagcaGCAGACACGAGGGAGAGACACAGCCCCGTAACTCTCCAACCAAGAGGAAAAAGGCTCTGTCTCAGAGTTGGCGCAAGCAGCTGGCTGTCACACAAACGAACAGCCAGGACAGGAGAGCAGACTGTGATGGTAGGGTGGGCCACAGCGAGTGCACTGAGACCGTAGCTCCGCTAGGGGGCGCCACGGCTGGACCCGGTGACAGGATGCTGCCCACTCCGCGGACAGACGAGGCGGTGTGGGCGGCAGCAGCGTTGGGCTTCCTCCTGGTGCTGCTGGCACTCTCTGTGCTGCACACCCGCCTTTACCGCCACTGTGGCACAACGCCCAGCATGTACTGGCATGACCCCAAGCAGGACTACGACAGGGTGGCAG ATGTGATCCACAGGAGGCTGAAGAtgccagggaggaggaagaggagggcgtCCAAGAGCCGAAGACAGGAATGTGTCCTCCTACCACCCAGCTCCAGCACAGAGGACGACGAGTAG
- the LOC139549030 gene encoding tumor protein p53-inducible protein 13-like isoform X1, which translates to MSPRVATLLSGLWLFLVLSCAARSMWQACDNGKLLLGRDLPPSVVWSCPVISWPESTTQKIPSIDTEYPPQPIEHVCMDTPITYNHTIPNSGAHRTVGAESGEYLYCPPQHWLNNLQHGATVLLYHPCAPVCQRDLLSVLGHRCLSDYIITPHPDLSTHRPLALVSWGRTLELSQVTTPEVCDWLQLTAAHGNSGDVGPNRKYNLLLSHPADHKHAYPKKSLKQCCEETLSLLLDGRLEVTDWRRGRVRKSRAALGTEGREKERQTTVVPPRAVTKTNRTTLDQTEPNGPEAQGSATVRVTQRDTDQGLKVRETDWLNQNEAEDKRQSGKTRDTQEREVKSSRHEGETQPRNSPTKRKKALSQSWRKQLAVTQTNSQDRRADCDGRVGHSECTETVAPLGGATAGPGDRMLPTPRTDEAVWAAAALGFLLVLLALSVLHTRLYRHCGTTPSMYWHDPKQDYDRVADVIHRRLKMPGRRKRRASKSRRQECVLLPPSSSTEDDE; encoded by the exons ATGTCTCCACGGGTGGCGACTCTGCTGTCCGGACTGTGGCTGTTCTTGGTTCTGTCTTGTGCTGCTAGGTCGATGTGGCAAGCCTGTGACAATGGGAAG CTCTTGCTGGGGAGAGACCTGCCCCCATCAGTTGTATGGAGCTGTCCTGTGATTTCCTGGCCAGAGTCCACTACCCAG AAGATTCCTAGCATTGACACAGAGTATCCTCCACAG CCGATTGAGCACGTCTGCATGGACACACCCATCACCTACAATCACACTATCCCCAACAG TGGAGCTCACCGGACTGTAGGGGCAGAGAGTGGAGAGTACCTGTACTGCCCCCCTCAACACTGGCTCAATAACCTGCAG catGGAGCAACAGTGTTGCTGTACCATCCGTGTGCTCCTGTTTGTCAGCGTGACCTGCTGTCTGTCCTGGGCCACCGCTGTCTGTCTGACTACATCATAACGCCACACCCTGACCTCAGCACACACcgg CCGTTAGCGCTGGTGTCCTGGGGTCGCACTCTGGAGCTGTCCCAGGTGACCACGCCGGAGGTCTGTGATTGGCTGCAGTTGACAGCGGCACACGGTAACAGTGGCGATGTGGGTCCAAACAGGAAGTATAACTTGCTGTTGAGCCATCCTGCGGATCACAAACACGCATACCCAAAGAAG TCTCTGAAGCAGTGCTGTGAGGAGACCCTCTCTCTGCTGCTGGATGGACGGTTGGAGGTGacagactggaggagagggagggtccGCAAGAGCCGAGCTGCACTCGGGAccgaggggagggagaaagagagacagaccacCGTGGTGCCGCCTCGAGCAGTCACCAAGACCAACAGGACTACCCTGGACCAAACCGAGCCGAACGGACCTGAAGCACAGGGCTCAGCCACAGTGAGGGTTACACAGAGAGATACGGACCAAGGACTCAAAGTGAGAGAAACAGACTGGCTGAACCAGAACGAAGCAGAGGACAAGAGGCAGAGCGGGAAAACGCGAGACAcccaggagagagaggtgaagagcaGCAGACACGAGGGAGAGACACAGCCCCGTAACTCTCCAACCAAGAGGAAAAAGGCTCTGTCTCAGAGTTGGCGCAAGCAGCTGGCTGTCACACAAACGAACAGCCAGGACAGGAGAGCAGACTGTGATGGTAGGGTGGGCCACAGCGAGTGCACTGAGACCGTAGCTCCGCTAGGGGGCGCCACGGCTGGACCCGGTGACAGGATGCTGCCCACTCCGCGGACAGACGAGGCGGTGTGGGCGGCAGCAGCGTTGGGCTTCCTCCTGGTGCTGCTGGCACTCTCTGTGCTGCACACCCGCCTTTACCGCCACTGTGGCACAACGCCCAGCATGTACTGGCATGACCCCAAGCAGGACTACGACAGGGTGGCAG ATGTGATCCACAGGAGGCTGAAGAtgccagggaggaggaagaggagggcgtCCAAGAGCCGAAGACAGGAATGTGTCCTCCTACCACCCAGCTCCAGCACAGAGGACGACGAGTAG